ataactGGGTAATTAATTGACACCTCAACAAATCTTTAAAATAGATTGCTTGTTTCAGACTAACTAAattcggtaaaaaaaaaatgatagaaAATTGTATGAGAATGAATATTAAATCtaaatatcaaacaaaatcCTTTATGAATGGACAATTCTACAATCAAAATAATTGCTATTTTCCGGACCAAATGACTTGAAGTGCTCCAAGTTTCGATGCTACCAGTAATAATCGATGTTTAATGTAGGGCTACTCGAATATTAGCCTGCTTTACTAAAAGGAATTAAAATTTACCTTTCCTAGCCTTGATTTGATTTTTCCCATTGATCACATAAGTACTTTCTCTGAATTCAATTCCGCAACAAAATCCAAAACTTCTGGTGAAAGAATTCACAAGTTCTGGTTTCTCAGATTTTGTACGTTTTATCACCTCATTATAAACATCACACAAAGGAGTACCtgagtaaataaaaaacaaagataTGGGCGCTCATCTAGTAGGCcaatgtgaatcaagatggcgggcacctgaacatagtatgtgtaccaggttatggttaggccataattttattccaattttcctcattttagttctattacgagttcggggactggccaagtgactctcgtagtatttgtacctgaaattatggcctaacctggtacacatactggttctggtgtccgccatcttggttcacatactacgggagtaccaatataactatatataaattatatcagTACTTGAACAGTACCTCAATATTTGAGAATTTTATCAATTAAAACCATATTAGATAAATTACCTTGTTTTTCAGAGTACCTAACCTCAAATTTTTAACAGTtggtttattaataaaaaaaaatttcaaaaagaaacaaaaaaatagtGGTATCAAAACCGAATCAAGAATTACACCAAATCCCAACCTCGTAATGgaactagaataaggaaaatcggaatgaaattatggcctaacctggtacacatactacgtgaaTACCCAGATTTCAGCTCCAACTCACCATGctgcaatttttcaaaaataacttCTTCCATATTGAGTAGAAAAGTATAAATTTCTTGCATTTTTTCTGTCGGATTGACCATCAATGTCCGAACAACATTGGAACAATAGGAACGATATCGGACTCCGAGCATACAGATGATCACACCAAACTGAAGGGTATTCTTGTCACTGAGTAAAATATCAGGATGATACAGATTACACATACATATTTCATAAAACAGATGATAATGctttttgctccaaacaaggcactgtacaaccactgatatctaattgaTCTTTgtttggctcggcggtgtgttgcatcgtgctaagcaataggaatacgctcgccacctcaCCTTTTGTTACCCTGTGTGAgtgcgcaggttcgaatctcatgcggggatagttatgtgcgagaggattgcttgacTTCTCGCCgacatagggtggttcacgtaaccgctggtcagatacggcttcctccaccatcaagcccatgctttcgaaaacgaACAACTGGCCAACTTACCTAGTAACACTGAACTTTAGGTTGCAGTTGCTGCCACTCTGTACGATGGGGGGATAACAAGACTCCACATAAGTTGGATCTGCTCCACGTAGATACTGTTTGTCCTCAAGAGATTTTTCAACGTATTCCGCTACTTTGAAATGCTTAACTCTCTGGAAAATTAGCATAAGTATAGTCATCTTGGTTGATTCTTAAAGAGATGGCTAGAGTGTAGAGACAAATATCATGTTTTGAAATGCGCAGGGGGTTGTGCGATAAACTGCCCATCCTTCGTTTTACGTTTTATGTTCTGCAGGATCTGTTATTTGACTCGTGTTACAAGGATGCTTGAATAAGATAAAGTCAGGAGTTTATAGCGACAGGTGAATACAATCTCATTCCATATGCGTGAAATGAGATCTCGCCAATTTGTTATCATGGTTTCACTGTACCAACACCATATCTTAATTCCAAAGAAGTCCTTCTTAAACATCAATAATCATCTGGACAGAACATAGAAAAACCTTAACATAGCAAAGATTAATTCTCTTGGAACATTATGTATGCAGAGTTTTTCGTGAATAAATCAACTTGAACACGGTACGAACCCTATCAGCATCTATAACATCTTTCATATATTCTTTGAAAACTTTGCTATAAACTTCCAAGGTTATTCCTGATGCTTTTCTCAGTAGATTCAATTCCGATTCTTCTTTGACTGCCATTATTGATGCCACATTTGCTGATACATCAATCTAAAATTATGAAGGTGAAGTAATATTGATGAGACTCACAGACAGAGACAGACTTTTATCAAGTTATGATTCCACATTGGTAAACtgttttacagtttttttttttgcctcaccctgtatatatataaaacatgaaGAAATACAGatagaaatgaataaaatatcttcAAGAAACAAGTATATAAACAGTATACATATAAAAATAGTAGCTCAGCCATATAATTGATTTCTCAGTACAAAACttgtaaatttttaaaaataaaatgccagagaattaataaaagtaatagcctatatctgaattatatttgaagaaaaaaatactgTAGAAAATTAgagtaaaataacaaaaaaggaGCATTCCTGTGACATACCTTATTCAAGTTAGACTTTTTCAACACTTCATTCCATGCATCAATAAATTTGGACGAGAATTTATCTTTTGCAAAAACTCCTATTGTTTTACCCTGTAATGAAGAAAAATTAGTTTGAGTATAAGCTTCATTTCAAGAACCCGTGAAAGCATATAAAGTTATTAACCATAAAATAGCACAAATAAGGTAGGTCTAATAGACAGATCTAGGTgagtttatttcattattttatgttctTCTATGTTGTATGgtctgaatattttattaatttcatacACTATTTAATCGTTTATTGCTAGTTACTGGtttgttacatttattaatTTGTCATACTATATGGATGTTTCAATGTCTGGAATAAATAACAATAGAGAAAAGCTTTCAAGAAATAATGATTTTAAACATGGAATAAAAATCTAACAAGAACTTCTCGCCAAAACATAATATATTGATCTTCTAAATCTTAATTAGATAGCAGAACATTGGGtaccgctgctcgataaccgaCTTTGGTTCGCCGCGGCTTCCATTCCCCAGTAAAATTATGGTCTTtacttttttgcatattttttgcatttgtatctgtatattatattactggttggaaaaaatatacTTGACTGTGACTATGAACCTACATTTTTGCTCGACTTTAAGAACTGAATGATTTTTTGGAAGTTTTCAGTGTTGTTATCTTTCTCCCTCTGAATTAAGTTGATTTCAGGAATTCCATTCGCATTTTcattgttctttgtatttgcCGCTGGTTTCAAAAACTCAATCTGAACAAAAAGAATGTTTCTCAAACAAAagacaaaaaatcaaaaatatttcaacataagCATTTCtaaatataatgaatataaaacaaacaaaaaactctTACTTTCTTTTTACTTGCCATGAACGATATGCTATTCTCACAGAAAGCCAAGATCACATCAGTTAGCTCGTATCCAAACAACCATGTCTAaaaaaagcatataaaatatcTTAATAAAGCTATGCCTGCAGTAATGGCAGTCTGATTTAAGCAACAACAATTTGCTAGTGATTCAGCTATTaagattttgaaaatcaaaattgagATATGACCTGGATAGCTGTAGATTTTGAGTAAACAACATCTTCATCACTTCCCATCGCCACGACAACAGCATCTGATTTAGAGAATCCGTCATCTCCACTAGCATCCTATATTCAAAAAGTCTTCAGCTTGTtagcattttgaaaatatatgtacggtaaatattatgaaatataacaTACCGATCAAATccaatttataaaatttcaattggGAAACACAAAATGCGTTTTTGAGTATATACCGATACAAATCATTCATAAACAATAACAAAATGGATGCATGCGATCAAAAACGTTTGAATTTTTCTAAATGAAATTTTAAGCATAATCCCTACCTTCCAAGCAGTATATATTTTCTTGAGACGACGATAAAAAGCTTCTATATCCAAGGAAACAGACATGATGATGAATTTAGATTATTAGCATTAGTTGGTTCTATGCTAGAAACAGAAACACTTGTGATTCATGTTATATTGGAATAagatattttcagaaaaaataatTCTAAGCAATTCAGATAGTCATTCTTAAATACTATAATTagataattaaattattcaGTTGCAATTTTCGAattgaaatttccaattttacCTAGTCTATGTATGGTTAGACATAAGTCAGAACAgaataaataaacacaaaagGATATTGAAATGGAATTTCATTGTCATAAAGATAGTCCAAACAGATACACCAATGGATTAATATAACATAAATCAAGccataaaattttgaatttcaacagAATAAGTCTCTATGACGCGGCACTGATGATGGCTTCGTTGCAGTCTATTGCCACCTGCGCTTCAGCCTTTTCAATATCCGTTGTTGCTGACGATAATTCCGCTTGAGCTtttgttaaatttgtttttgcgGCATTGACATCTAGTTGATCCAAAGCTACGGCCTCTTCTGCGGCTATTTGAACCGTAGAATCTTCGTTCACCGTAAAAGATCCGCTACTGACGAAAAACTTATTTGATTTTCCATCTTTTTCGAATACGGTTAGAACACCGGGTTTAAGTACTCCGAAAATAGGAACGTGCTTTGCTAGAATACCAATGACCCCAGCCCCGGTGGGTACATCAGCTTGTTTCACATCAGTGCTTTCATTGTAGAAGGCCTCTACTGGAGATGCAAACGTAAAAACCATATCCTCTGATTGTGCAACAGCCGGTGCAGCATCTGCGTAAGTTCTTGTGCTCTGAGCCACCAAACGTCGAGCTACAAGTCCAGTGCGGCAAAAAACACGGGCAGCAAGAGACGCCAtagttccttattttttatagctTGACGAAACTATACTAATAAATCTAAAGCAAGATTTTAGAAGCATTATCTACACTCCCATTTAACTTTaatgataaattatattatcgaaaattatattatacccGATAATTAGATGCATCAttacttattgattttaatcggtaagtatgtcgataggtatttgtctgtatgttagatgcacgccatatctcacgaaagcgagattgaatctgctccagattttgcatgtgcattcatcatatctcggaccagaagcctattgatttcgggcgaattatgccgtataattagagagttattaattaatcagtgatgggacacaaggtgtcactatggaataagagcgctgttttgggggatcccctaactttcgatcgataagtcttagGTCAGAaagaccgatattctcgtttcaaatgttatg
The genomic region above belongs to Styela clava chromosome 13, kaStyClav1.hap1.2, whole genome shotgun sequence and contains:
- the LOC120333222 gene encoding ATP synthase F(1) complex subunit delta, mitochondrial-like, whose amino-acid sequence is MASLAARVFCRTGLVARRLVAQSTRTYADAAPAVAQSEDMVFTFASPVEAFYNESTDVKQADVPTGAGVIGILAKHVPIFGVLKPGVLTVFEKDGKSNKFFVSSGSFTVNEDSTVQIAAEEAVALDQLDVNAAKTNLTKAQAELSSATTDIEKAEAQVAIDCNEAIISAAS